In a single window of the Micromonospora sp. WMMD1155 genome:
- a CDS encoding RtcB family protein encodes MGFTPLAGTRAPVRVWTDPYAIEAQAAKQLRNIGALPWVQGVAVMPDVHFGKGATVGSVIAMRQAVSPAAVGVDIGCGMSAVRTSLTAADLPDDLGGLRSAIEATIPVGFTQRQDRVDTRRVRGLEQAGWDDFWGRFAGLDRRVAQLETRARRQLGTLGGGNHFIEVCLEQGGADEGRVWLMLHSGSRNIGKELAERHMAVARGLPHNADLPDRDLAVFLTGTPEMDAYRRDLWWAQEYARRNRAVMLALLCGVVREQFPHVSYDESISCHHNYVSEESYDGVEVLVTRKGAIRAGRGDLGIIPGSMGTGSYIVRGRGNPDAYCSASHGAGRRMSRAQAKRTFSTDDLAAQTAGVECRKDAGVVDEIPGAYKDITEVMAQQEDLVEVVAHLKQVVCVKG; translated from the coding sequence ATGGGATTCACCCCCCTCGCCGGCACCCGGGCACCGGTCCGGGTCTGGACCGACCCGTACGCCATCGAGGCGCAGGCCGCCAAGCAGCTGCGCAACATCGGCGCGCTGCCCTGGGTGCAGGGGGTCGCCGTCATGCCCGACGTGCACTTCGGCAAGGGCGCCACGGTCGGCTCGGTCATCGCGATGCGGCAGGCCGTCTCGCCGGCCGCGGTCGGCGTCGACATCGGCTGCGGGATGTCGGCGGTGCGTACCTCGCTGACCGCCGCCGACCTGCCGGACGACCTGGGCGGGCTGCGCTCCGCGATCGAGGCCACCATCCCGGTCGGCTTCACCCAGCGGCAGGACCGGGTCGACACGCGTCGGGTCCGTGGCCTGGAGCAGGCCGGCTGGGACGACTTCTGGGGCCGGTTCGCCGGCCTGGACCGGCGCGTGGCGCAGCTGGAGACGCGGGCGCGGCGGCAGCTCGGCACCCTCGGCGGGGGCAACCACTTCATCGAGGTCTGCCTGGAGCAGGGCGGGGCCGACGAGGGTCGGGTCTGGCTGATGCTGCACTCCGGATCTCGCAACATCGGCAAGGAGCTGGCCGAGCGGCACATGGCCGTGGCCCGGGGCCTGCCGCACAACGCCGACCTGCCGGACCGGGACCTGGCGGTGTTCCTCACCGGCACGCCGGAGATGGACGCGTACCGCAGAGACCTGTGGTGGGCGCAGGAGTACGCGCGGCGCAACCGGGCCGTCATGCTTGCCCTGCTCTGCGGCGTGGTGCGGGAGCAGTTCCCGCACGTCTCCTACGACGAGTCGATCTCATGTCACCACAACTACGTCTCGGAGGAGAGCTACGACGGGGTGGAGGTGCTGGTCACCCGCAAGGGCGCGATCCGGGCCGGCCGGGGTGACCTGGGCATCATCCCCGGGTCGATGGGCACCGGGTCGTACATCGTCCGGGGCCGGGGCAACCCGGACGCGTACTGCTCGGCCTCGCACGGTGCCGGGCGGCGGATGTCGCGGGCGCAGGCCAAGCGGACGTTCAGCACCGACGACCTGGCCGCGCAGACCGCCGGGGTGGAGTGCCGCAAGGACGCCGGGGTGGTCGACGAGATCCCCGGCGCGTACAAGGACATCACCGAAGTGATGGCCCAGCAGGAGGACCTGGTCGAGGTGGTCGCCCACCTCAAGCAGGTGGTCTGCGTGAAGGGCTGA
- a CDS encoding ThuA domain-containing protein: protein MIAELPTRTRRILSSFVALVVALTAGVAVSATRSAQAAPTFKVLAFYNGTWDAAHIDFVKDARAWFPQAAAQHGFSWEATNNWSLLNTSNLAQYKVVMFLDDAPPTAQRAAFQQYVQNGGGWLGFHVSAFTTNPSSWSWYYNTFLGTGSFQTNTWGPTRVTMRADNRTHAATRNLPATFQSSISEWYSWSNDLRQNPDIDILASVDPSSFPVGTDPNQSWYGGYYPLVWSNRQYRMLYANFGHNAMNYSTNTGLSSTFDSPQQNQLLIDGLHWLAGVTGTPPTTPPPSDGISPTAWHTVVNRGSGKCVDARAAASVNGTAIQQYTCNSSAAQQYQFAPTSGGFLRVNNRNNSAQVLDVTDRSTADSAPIQLWSYSGGNNQQWRAEAEGNGYYRLVNRSSGKCLDVPGASTADSVQLIQYTCNGTAAQSFRLVAMS from the coding sequence GTGATCGCAGAACTCCCCACCCGTACCAGACGAATCCTGTCGTCGTTCGTCGCGCTCGTCGTCGCGCTCACCGCCGGCGTCGCGGTCAGCGCCACCCGCTCCGCGCAGGCCGCGCCGACGTTCAAGGTCCTGGCCTTCTACAACGGCACCTGGGACGCCGCGCACATCGACTTCGTCAAGGACGCCCGGGCCTGGTTCCCGCAGGCCGCCGCCCAGCACGGCTTCTCCTGGGAGGCCACCAACAACTGGAGCCTGCTGAACACCTCCAACCTGGCCCAGTACAAGGTCGTCATGTTCCTGGACGACGCGCCGCCCACCGCCCAGCGGGCCGCGTTCCAGCAGTACGTGCAGAACGGCGGGGGATGGCTGGGCTTCCACGTCAGCGCGTTCACCACCAACCCGTCGAGCTGGAGCTGGTACTACAACACCTTCCTCGGCACCGGCTCGTTCCAGACGAACACCTGGGGACCGACCCGGGTCACGATGCGCGCCGACAACCGCACCCACGCCGCCACCCGCAACCTGCCCGCGACGTTCCAATCGTCGATCAGCGAGTGGTACTCCTGGAGCAACGACCTGCGGCAGAACCCCGACATCGACATCCTCGCCTCGGTCGACCCGTCCAGCTTCCCGGTCGGCACCGACCCCAACCAGTCCTGGTACGGCGGCTACTACCCGCTCGTCTGGAGCAACCGGCAGTACAGGATGCTGTACGCCAACTTCGGCCACAACGCGATGAACTACAGCACCAACACCGGCCTGTCGTCCACCTTCGACAGCCCGCAGCAGAACCAGTTGCTGATCGACGGGCTGCACTGGCTCGCCGGTGTCACCGGCACGCCCCCGACCACGCCCCCGCCGTCCGACGGCATCTCGCCGACCGCCTGGCACACCGTGGTCAACCGGGGCAGCGGCAAGTGCGTGGACGCCCGGGCCGCCGCCAGCGTGAACGGCACCGCCATCCAGCAGTACACCTGCAACAGCAGCGCCGCCCAGCAGTACCAGTTCGCGCCGACCAGTGGCGGTTTCCTGCGGGTCAACAATCGCAACAACAGCGCACAGGTGCTCGACGTGACCGACCGGTCGACGGCCGACTCGGCGCCGATCCAGCTCTGGAGCTACAGCGGCGGCAACAACCAGCAGTGGCGCGCCGAGGCCGAGGGCAACGGCTACTACCGCCTGGTCAACCGCAGCAGCGGTAAGTGCCTGGACGTGCCGGGAGCGTCCACAGCGGACAGCGTCCAGCTCATCCAGTACACCTGCAACGGCACCGCCGCGCAGTCGTTCCGCCTGGTGGCCATGTCATAA